A genomic region of Candidatus Bathyarchaeota archaeon contains the following coding sequences:
- a CDS encoding helix-turn-helix domain-containing protein, which yields MEKKLLLYDDGKTRMVKEIVVFDDPQRLKLVLNRLSWKILVMLFEREMYPLQIAKQLGVHEQKVYYHVRKLAKAGAITVVRQEGKKGAIAKYYRATSPAFGIELPNGYKTVGMVLPSWLEEPVQKFFGEFLREDGVFNGKIVVGSPLPHGPFRTSARDGHYASHLALFLGQFARVPEDFTVKLDVDVKAEKEEKNNLILVGGPGTNLLTQELNEYLPIKFNMQPSEQGFLFGGLVSAKTGRVYTADSVGLIAKIINPWDSSKWVIVLAGNKAVGTKACVLALTNFWKKTLEKYRDGEPFAAVIQGLDLDGDGKVDSVEVLE from the coding sequence ATGGAAAAGAAACTGTTACTTTATGATGATGGCAAGACCCGTATGGTTAAGGAAATCGTGGTTTTTGATGATCCTCAAAGGCTTAAGCTAGTTCTAAATAGACTTAGCTGGAAAATTTTGGTCATGCTTTTTGAGAGGGAGATGTATCCCCTTCAAATAGCCAAACAGTTGGGAGTACATGAGCAGAAGGTATACTATCACGTTAGAAAACTTGCTAAAGCCGGAGCCATAACAGTTGTGCGGCAGGAAGGAAAGAAAGGCGCCATAGCTAAATATTATAGGGCGACTTCGCCGGCTTTTGGGATAGAGCTACCAAATGGATATAAAACAGTGGGTATGGTTTTGCCATCGTGGCTTGAAGAGCCTGTTCAAAAGTTTTTTGGAGAGTTTCTACGAGAAGACGGAGTCTTTAATGGAAAAATTGTCGTGGGTAGTCCCTTACCGCATGGACCTTTTAGGACAAGCGCGAGGGATGGGCATTATGCTTCTCATCTGGCTCTCTTTCTCGGACAGTTCGCCCGTGTGCCCGAGGATTTCACAGTTAAGCTTGATGTGGATGTTAAAGCGGAAAAAGAAGAGAAAAATAATCTCATTCTTGTGGGCGGACCTGGAACAAACTTGTTGACGCAGGAACTTAACGAGTACCTACCCATAAAATTTAACATGCAACCGTCTGAGCAAGGTTTCCTGTTTGGTGGACTTGTTTCTGCTAAAACTGGGCGGGTTTACACAGCTGACAGCGTTGGGCTTATAGCGAAAATTATTAATCCATGGGATTCCAGCAAGTGGGTTATTGTTTTAGCCGGAAACAAAGCGGTTGGCACAAAAGCATGTGTGTTGGCGTTAACAAACTTTTGGAAGAAAACTCTGGAAAAGTATAGAGATGGCGAGCCCTTCGCGGCTGTTATACAAGGCCTTGACTTGGATGGAGACGGTAAAGTGGATTCGGTGGAAGTTTTGGAGTAA
- a CDS encoding DUF371 domain-containing protein → MKVVEVINAFGHENIRATHRSTFEITKEKKLSVRGDCIVAVSADKSFQDFKSEFKEFLRKDSARVIINIDAGRMAETIYAFGCSKLVLAHPTDLVVRKSDYVCDRTLAIKADKAACDFSRELVAVLQNPSQKVRITITVEV, encoded by the coding sequence ATGAAGGTTGTAGAGGTTATTAACGCCTTCGGGCATGAAAATATTAGAGCTACCCATAGATCAACATTTGAAATAACAAAGGAGAAGAAACTTTCGGTTAGAGGGGACTGCATCGTCGCAGTTTCAGCCGATAAAAGTTTTCAAGATTTTAAGTCCGAGTTTAAGGAGTTTTTGCGTAAGGACAGTGCAAGAGTGATTATCAATATTGATGCGGGAAGGATGGCTGAAACCATATACGCCTTTGGATGTTCAAAGCTTGTTCTGGCACATCCCACGGATTTAGTGGTTAGAAAAAGCGATTATGTATGTGACAGGACGTTGGCGATAAAGGCAGATAAGGCCGCATGCGACTTTTCAAGGGAGCTTGTGGCGGTGCTGCAGAATCCATCACAAAAAGTGAGAATAACCATAACTGTTGAAGTTTAA
- a CDS encoding class I SAM-dependent methyltransferase family protein: MPKTAPCLKLPKFYGEKVIISAHKLGIIDKELKIQRDNNYIYVPLVRSPQSDEFEKLREYSPTIEVLTYTFPEQRKKPKTIHEALEDKMPPHLLACLPRAIDFVGDIAIIEIPPELEAYKTEIGNAVLQVHKNVQTVLAKAGAVKGEYRLREFHVIAGKAKTETIHKEHGCQFYIDLAKAYFSPRLSHEHMRVASAVKEGETVIDMFTGVGPFAILIAKTHVNVKVYAIDINPDAIQLLKRNVRLNRVNGKVYPTLGDARQIIKQQLCGIANRVIMNLPEKAIAFVDAACEALKPEGGVIHFYSFVKGLNGLEDLKAKFIAEVEKHGLSVRTILFSRLVRETAPYEWQAVIDAEIC, encoded by the coding sequence TTGCCCAAAACTGCGCCTTGCCTAAAATTACCCAAGTTTTACGGAGAGAAGGTAATAATCTCTGCTCATAAACTTGGAATAATTGACAAGGAATTGAAAATTCAAAGGGACAACAACTACATTTATGTGCCATTAGTTAGAAGCCCGCAATCAGATGAATTTGAAAAACTTAGAGAATACAGTCCAACAATCGAAGTTTTGACGTATACTTTTCCAGAACAGCGAAAAAAGCCTAAAACAATTCATGAAGCTTTGGAGGATAAAATGCCTCCACACTTATTGGCTTGTCTTCCACGCGCCATAGACTTTGTAGGGGACATAGCTATAATCGAAATTCCACCGGAACTTGAAGCTTACAAGACTGAGATAGGAAACGCCGTACTTCAGGTGCACAAAAACGTACAGACAGTTTTGGCGAAGGCTGGAGCTGTTAAAGGGGAATATCGCCTAAGAGAGTTCCATGTGATCGCTGGGAAAGCCAAAACCGAAACCATCCATAAAGAACATGGATGCCAATTCTACATAGATCTAGCTAAAGCTTACTTTTCGCCACGTTTGTCACACGAACACATGCGAGTGGCATCCGCAGTCAAAGAGGGCGAAACAGTCATAGACATGTTCACCGGAGTTGGACCATTCGCAATACTTATCGCAAAAACACATGTAAACGTCAAGGTTTACGCTATAGACATAAACCCAGATGCAATACAACTACTAAAAAGGAATGTTAGACTAAACCGTGTCAACGGAAAAGTCTATCCAACACTTGGCGACGCAAGACAAATCATTAAACAGCAACTCTGCGGAATAGCAAACCGTGTGATAATGAATCTACCAGAAAAGGCCATAGCATTTGTAGACGCTGCATGCGAAGCGCTAAAACCGGAAGGTGGAGTCATCCACTTCTACAGTTTCGTGAAAGGCTTAAACGGGTTAGAAGACTTAAAAGCCAAGTTCATAGCAGAGGTAGAGAAACATGGACTAAGTGTTAGGACAATCCTCTTTTCAAGACTTGTTCGCGAAACAGCCCCCTATGAGTGGCAAGCTGTCATAGACGCCGAAATATGTTAA
- a CDS encoding CBS domain-containing protein: protein MSKETFRRTLRGKGPVSLKSPAAKKREGEIFHIAKSPVITTAPTTPIYDAVKIMAKEGFRRIPIADPGAKTLTGIVTATDLVDYLGGGRKFEIIQQKFSGNIFKAINEPIKLIMTQNVFAVKTTAEISEAIQLMKEKNVGGLPVVDEENRVRAIITERDIAHMFADRMSGVKVAQLMTDRVVTALPQTTIFEAEKTMITQGFRRLPIISDDKVLGIITTMDIIRFFGTGEVFKHLQSGTITQVLNTPALKVATTEVSTIDPEADAGQAAKIMRERNLGALPVVKNGKLLGIITERDFFKIIE from the coding sequence TTGAGTAAAGAAACTTTCAGGCGGACATTAAGAGGAAAAGGTCCAGTTTCTCTTAAAAGCCCTGCAGCGAAAAAACGGGAAGGCGAAATATTTCATATAGCCAAAAGCCCAGTCATAACAACGGCGCCTACAACACCCATCTACGATGCCGTCAAAATAATGGCGAAAGAAGGGTTCCGAAGAATCCCCATAGCTGACCCGGGAGCAAAAACCCTCACAGGAATAGTGACAGCCACAGACCTCGTTGATTATCTTGGCGGAGGTAGAAAATTCGAAATTATTCAGCAAAAGTTTTCTGGAAACATCTTCAAAGCCATAAATGAGCCGATAAAGTTGATAATGACCCAAAACGTTTTCGCTGTTAAAACTACCGCGGAGATAAGCGAAGCAATACAATTAATGAAAGAGAAAAACGTTGGCGGCTTACCAGTTGTTGATGAAGAAAACCGTGTTAGGGCAATAATTACAGAGAGAGACATAGCGCACATGTTTGCAGACCGCATGAGCGGAGTAAAAGTCGCCCAGCTTATGACAGACCGTGTAGTGACGGCGCTTCCTCAAACAACCATTTTCGAAGCAGAAAAAACCATGATCACTCAAGGCTTTAGAAGGCTTCCAATAATTTCAGACGACAAAGTCCTAGGCATAATAACAACCATGGATATAATCCGCTTTTTCGGCACTGGCGAAGTCTTCAAACATTTACAATCTGGAACAATAACGCAGGTGCTAAACACTCCAGCCCTAAAAGTAGCTACAACAGAGGTTTCAACGATTGATCCAGAGGCGGATGCTGGACAAGCAGCAAAAATAATGAGAGAGAGAAACCTCGGCGCTCTACCAGTTGTCAAAAACGGAAAGCTTTTGGGCATAATAACCGAGAGAGATTTCTTCAAAATAATAGAGTAG
- a CDS encoding CBS domain-containing protein, with product MRVEEIANQKHPSIYEDELATKARAIIRDFSLRILPVINAEKRLVGVVSRSSVMTISSSISPIKVKGIMTNPKHIATMDDDAYQTVREMIRLDEWNIPVVNAPTEKLLKGVLGLENFIENIIKTSPEKLAKPVSEIMSTKVLTCSPEDEVDNVWRLMQEKALAGLPVVAKDKLVGIVTQKDLLESGALLPTFESHKGRHRSPTKISAVMKTNVIAVQPSIKAIRVAKIMVSKDIGRVPVIDKDGRLIGIVDREDITKPIVK from the coding sequence TTGCGTGTAGAAGAAATAGCCAACCAAAAACACCCGTCCATTTATGAGGATGAACTTGCCACAAAAGCTCGCGCCATTATCCGCGACTTCTCTCTGAGAATTCTTCCGGTAATAAACGCTGAAAAAAGACTCGTAGGAGTGGTCTCCCGAAGCTCAGTGATGACCATATCTTCATCGATTTCACCAATAAAAGTGAAAGGTATAATGACGAACCCAAAGCATATAGCCACCATGGACGACGACGCATATCAAACAGTCAGAGAAATGATACGCCTAGACGAATGGAATATACCAGTTGTAAATGCTCCGACAGAGAAACTTTTGAAAGGAGTTTTAGGCTTGGAAAACTTTATAGAAAACATTATAAAAACAAGTCCGGAAAAACTAGCCAAACCAGTTTCCGAAATAATGTCGACAAAAGTTTTAACATGCAGTCCAGAAGATGAAGTGGATAATGTCTGGCGTCTAATGCAGGAAAAGGCTTTAGCCGGGCTTCCAGTCGTCGCTAAAGACAAGCTTGTAGGGATAGTCACACAAAAGGATCTCCTTGAAAGCGGAGCACTGCTTCCAACATTCGAATCCCACAAGGGTAGACATAGATCCCCAACAAAGATTTCCGCGGTTATGAAGACAAACGTGATAGCGGTTCAGCCCTCGATAAAGGCGATACGCGTCGCAAAAATAATGGTTTCAAAAGATATCGGACGAGTTCCAGTTATTGATAAGGACGGAAGACTAATAGGCATAGTGGACCGCGAGGATATAACCAAACCTATTGTAAAGTAG
- a CDS encoding CBS domain-containing protein, with protein MAEIGLRSKMLVRDVMSSPVITIDEEAPANHVAELMDKHELGCIVVTNKEGKPIGIITERDLVTRVLAKNLKPDKVKAKDVMTSPLITIEPGETINEAARKMSRLNIRRLGVVYKGELVGLISSKDILAVMPELIETMQEKALIEGENMAQTIPEEETSEEEASLSGYCDRCGGWSDNLKDVDGAYLCEDCRAEMEIEEE; from the coding sequence ATGGCTGAAATAGGTTTAAGGTCGAAAATGCTTGTCAGGGATGTGATGAGCAGCCCGGTTATAACAATCGATGAGGAAGCCCCTGCAAACCACGTTGCAGAGCTCATGGACAAGCATGAATTAGGCTGCATTGTAGTAACAAACAAAGAGGGGAAACCCATAGGGATAATAACTGAAAGAGACCTAGTCACAAGAGTGCTAGCAAAAAACCTCAAACCAGATAAGGTTAAGGCCAAAGACGTGATGACGTCGCCGCTAATAACTATAGAGCCAGGCGAAACAATAAATGAGGCTGCCAGAAAAATGAGTAGACTAAACATCAGAAGACTCGGTGTAGTCTACAAGGGCGAATTAGTCGGGCTTATTTCAAGCAAGGACATTTTGGCAGTTATGCCGGAACTAATAGAAACCATGCAGGAGAAAGCCCTAATAGAAGGCGAAAACATGGCGCAAACCATACCTGAAGAAGAAACAAGCGAGGAGGAAGCATCCCTAAGCGGATACTGCGATCGTTGCGGAGGATGGTCGGACAACCTAAAAGACGTTGATGGTGCTTACCTATGCGAAGACTGCCGAGCCGAAATGGAGATTGAAGAAGAGTAA
- a CDS encoding DUF4438 domain-containing protein — MLRTNVDKLVKISVVGEVASPVYGRGVYNISAEGVPMVLPGVGGITYNVRVGDPACGWEADHVEPGVSIENKENDPSFGRGANTALNVLSCIGNEAVVVSGDAKGARGVVTGKHGGIEHVLVDFQPEILEKLMLGDKVLVKAFGVGLKLLDFPDIKVMNMDPRFLEALNPKPVGDKLEVPVTHVIPAAIMGSGLGANQTYSGDYDIQLFDEATRREYGLEDLRLGDLVAILDADHSFGRIYRKGAVSVGIVVHTNCVTSGHGPGVTTLFTSSKGKIVPKIDSKANIAYLLKLRTDI; from the coding sequence ATGCTTAGAACAAATGTTGATAAGCTTGTTAAAATTTCGGTTGTAGGTGAAGTGGCCAGTCCGGTTTATGGAAGAGGCGTGTACAACATTTCAGCTGAAGGGGTTCCTATGGTTTTGCCTGGTGTGGGCGGTATAACATACAACGTGCGTGTTGGTGATCCTGCATGCGGTTGGGAAGCAGATCATGTTGAGCCGGGCGTAAGCATAGAAAACAAGGAGAATGACCCGAGTTTTGGACGTGGCGCCAACACGGCTTTGAATGTGCTTTCATGTATTGGAAATGAGGCTGTCGTTGTTTCAGGCGACGCGAAAGGCGCGAGGGGAGTTGTTACTGGCAAACATGGTGGGATTGAGCATGTGCTTGTAGATTTTCAGCCTGAGATTCTTGAAAAGCTCATGTTGGGCGACAAGGTTCTGGTGAAGGCTTTCGGCGTAGGCTTAAAACTTCTGGATTTTCCAGACATAAAAGTCATGAATATGGACCCTCGTTTTTTGGAGGCTTTAAATCCAAAGCCTGTGGGCGACAAGCTTGAGGTTCCAGTGACCCATGTGATTCCGGCGGCGATTATGGGTTCTGGTTTAGGCGCAAACCAGACTTATTCCGGCGATTATGATATTCAACTTTTTGATGAAGCGACACGCCGCGAATATGGGCTTGAGGATTTGCGACTTGGCGATTTGGTGGCTATTTTGGATGCGGATCACTCCTTTGGTAGGATTTACCGTAAAGGCGCTGTTTCAGTGGGCATTGTGGTTCACACGAACTGTGTAACCTCCGGACACGGTCCGGGCGTCACCACGCTTTTCACATCCTCGAAGGGCAAAATAGTCCCCAAGATAGATTCGAAGGCTAACATTGCTTATCTGCTTAAGCTAAGGACAGATATATAA
- a CDS encoding 30S ribosomal protein S26e, translating to MPYKRKSRGRSKGAKGRSGFVQCANCGELVPRDKAKKVTRRLSLVDPALARELRQKGAYISAPVDTKYYCVSCAVHYGIVKVRAREERKLRMSRRF from the coding sequence ATGCCGTACAAGCGGAAGAGCCGTGGAAGGTCGAAGGGTGCAAAGGGCAGAAGTGGTTTCGTACAGTGCGCAAACTGTGGTGAGCTTGTGCCTAGAGACAAGGCGAAAAAGGTTACACGTCGGCTTTCTTTGGTGGATCCCGCTTTGGCTAGGGAACTCCGCCAGAAAGGCGCCTATATTTCTGCGCCAGTGGACACTAAGTATTATTGTGTTTCCTGTGCTGTGCATTATGGTATTGTGAAGGTTCGCGCTAGAGAGGAACGTAAACTTCGAATGAGCAGAAGGTTTTAG
- a CDS encoding CDP-alcohol phosphatidyltransferase family protein, with the protein MLTKLKAKVQSAIKAQAEAANKIGLTPNAISTLGIIFAFLSALAYASGRQNLSLAVVLLLLSGYCDMLDGALARLCQKTTLFGGFLDSLLDRYADASIYAGIMLSGLCTLHWGLTALVGSLLVSYARARVESADVKMEGVGLVERAERLIIIATASLIEIFWKGFLEAGVAVLAVLTNLTVIQRGYHAYKALKKREKNES; encoded by the coding sequence ATGCTGACAAAACTTAAGGCGAAAGTGCAGTCAGCCATAAAAGCCCAAGCGGAAGCCGCCAACAAAATAGGGTTAACGCCAAACGCTATAAGCACACTTGGCATAATTTTTGCATTCCTATCTGCACTGGCATATGCGAGCGGACGGCAAAACCTCTCTTTGGCTGTTGTCCTACTGTTGCTTTCAGGATACTGCGACATGCTAGACGGTGCCCTGGCAAGGCTATGCCAAAAAACCACACTCTTCGGCGGCTTCCTAGACTCGCTGTTGGACAGATATGCAGACGCTTCCATTTACGCTGGCATAATGCTCAGCGGACTATGCACGCTCCACTGGGGACTGACGGCGCTTGTGGGCTCATTGCTTGTAAGCTATGCTCGCGCCAGAGTCGAATCCGCCGACGTAAAAATGGAGGGCGTGGGCTTAGTTGAACGAGCCGAACGCTTGATAATAATCGCAACGGCAAGTCTGATTGAAATTTTCTGGAAGGGTTTCTTAGAAGCCGGCGTAGCAGTGTTGGCTGTACTCACAAACCTAACAGTGATCCAAAGGGGCTATCACGCCTATAAAGCCTTAAAGAAAAGGGAGAAAAACGAATCCTAA
- a CDS encoding NAD(P)-dependent oxidoreductase, whose protein sequence is MKALVAGGGGFIGSRLVRALLNNGWVVRVLDIRYGELVDCKDRLKFFGVGSNDLRGGTVNRNIVRQAVKGVDVVYHLALNWDGATWKHRVPLADLFDVNIKGTLNLLEEAKSEGVKHFLFASSTAVYGDGNAEVVDEESAVKLELFNGAPDQHTQ, encoded by the coding sequence ATGAAGGCGCTTGTTGCCGGTGGAGGAGGTTTTATTGGGTCTAGGCTTGTACGTGCCTTGCTGAATAATGGTTGGGTTGTCAGAGTTCTTGACATTCGATACGGAGAACTAGTGGATTGCAAGGATAGGCTGAAGTTTTTCGGTGTTGGAAGCAATGATTTACGTGGTGGTACGGTTAACAGAAATATTGTGAGGCAAGCTGTTAAAGGTGTGGATGTAGTTTATCATTTAGCTTTGAATTGGGACGGAGCTACGTGGAAACATAGAGTTCCCTTAGCAGACTTATTCGATGTCAACATTAAGGGAACCCTAAACCTCCTAGAGGAGGCGAAGTCGGAAGGTGTTAAACACTTCTTGTTTGCAAGTAGCACTGCAGTTTATGGAGATGGAAACGCTGAAGTTGTAGATGAAGAAAGCGCTGTAAAACTAGAGCTTTTCAACGGAGCCCCGGACCAGCATACGCAATAA
- a CDS encoding NAD(P)-dependent oxidoreductase: MKLATERLCLLYFIEYGLPVTVLRIGYVFEPPSEGEIHVDDVVQATLNRALAKLNSFTF, from the coding sequence ATGAAACTTGCAACAGAGCGGCTATGCCTCCTATATTTCATCGAATATGGGTTGCCAGTAACAGTCCTAAGAATAGGATATGTTTTTGAACCGCCCAGTGAAGGCGAAATCCACGTAGATGACGTCGTCCAAGCGACATTAAATAGAGCTTTAGCCAAACTGAATAGCTTTACATTTTGA
- a CDS encoding uracil-DNA glycosylase: protein MSSSREAFLEAVASEVKACKKCSLWRNRKNAVPGEGNSNAKVMFVGEAPGFWEDVKGRPFVGAAGKFLDVLLAEAGLLRSQVFIGNVLKCRPPRDREPSSAEIEACTPFLDRQIEAIQPKLIVTLGNYSTAYIFSKAGLPFKGITEARGKFHRANVLGLAVVVFPTLHPAAGLYSAKYKQLLIEDFRLLKGKIHELCLA, encoded by the coding sequence ATGAGCTCTTCAAGGGAGGCTTTTTTAGAGGCTGTTGCTTCGGAGGTTAAAGCCTGTAAAAAGTGTAGTCTTTGGAGAAACCGTAAAAACGCTGTTCCCGGTGAGGGAAATTCGAATGCCAAGGTTATGTTCGTGGGTGAGGCGCCGGGTTTCTGGGAAGATGTTAAGGGCAGGCCTTTTGTTGGAGCTGCCGGGAAATTTTTGGACGTGTTGCTGGCTGAGGCTGGTCTACTACGTAGTCAAGTCTTCATTGGGAATGTTTTGAAGTGTCGTCCACCGAGGGACCGTGAACCATCTTCTGCCGAAATTGAGGCTTGCACGCCCTTTTTGGATAGGCAGATAGAAGCTATCCAGCCAAAACTGATTGTCACGCTTGGAAATTATTCGACGGCTTACATTTTCTCTAAGGCTGGGTTGCCCTTTAAGGGCATAACGGAAGCCAGAGGAAAATTTCACCGAGCAAACGTTTTAGGTTTGGCTGTTGTGGTTTTTCCAACTTTGCATCCGGCTGCGGGGCTTTACAGCGCCAAGTATAAGCAACTGCTTATCGAAGACTTTAGGCTGTTGAAGGGTAAAATTCACGAGTTATGCTTGGCTTAG
- a CDS encoding DUF72 domain-containing protein has product MIKVGCCGFPTSMKRYFENYSLVELNSTFYEYPKLETVHGWREKAPENFEFTVKAHRDISHKAKMRLDETSRQAFETMKQICKTLNAKILLVQTPGSFNPDKLNEAEKFFENINREDLTIVWETRGQEWEKPEIMKRLSQVLSRLNVVHVTDPFRILPAYTSQTVYFRLHGLGKELYYYQYTDEELLWLGETVKKFEAEDKTVYVLFNNLSMFEDGLRFMQYLSAGTFPKITGSVGLESVKNVIEKMRYPAAKSMLVKKVGWRLVEMEEGKQVRLEELLAELPSKTYKSADEVLKELRAAKKLD; this is encoded by the coding sequence TTGATTAAAGTGGGATGTTGCGGGTTTCCAACTTCGATGAAGCGTTACTTCGAAAACTATAGTCTCGTCGAATTGAACAGCACCTTCTATGAGTATCCGAAGCTGGAAACTGTTCATGGATGGCGAGAAAAAGCCCCGGAAAACTTTGAGTTCACGGTTAAAGCTCATCGAGACATAAGCCACAAAGCCAAAATGCGGCTTGATGAAACAAGCAGACAAGCCTTCGAAACCATGAAACAAATATGCAAAACATTAAACGCAAAAATACTGCTGGTACAGACACCCGGCTCATTCAATCCAGACAAACTCAACGAAGCTGAAAAATTCTTCGAAAACATAAACCGAGAAGACTTAACCATTGTCTGGGAAACTCGCGGGCAAGAGTGGGAAAAGCCAGAAATCATGAAGAGACTTAGCCAAGTCCTAAGCCGCCTAAACGTGGTGCACGTAACTGACCCCTTCCGAATTCTGCCAGCCTACACAAGCCAAACCGTTTATTTCCGACTGCATGGTTTAGGCAAGGAACTCTACTATTACCAGTACACGGATGAGGAACTGCTGTGGCTTGGCGAAACAGTCAAGAAGTTTGAGGCGGAAGACAAAACTGTTTATGTGCTCTTTAATAACCTCTCCATGTTCGAGGATGGCCTACGCTTCATGCAATACCTTTCAGCTGGAACATTCCCAAAAATAACGGGTTCTGTGGGGCTGGAATCCGTGAAAAATGTAATAGAGAAGATGCGTTATCCAGCGGCCAAAAGCATGCTTGTCAAGAAAGTTGGCTGGAGGCTTGTGGAAATGGAGGAAGGCAAACAGGTTAGGCTTGAGGAGTTGCTGGCAGAACTGCCATCGAAAACCTATAAAAGCGCAGACGAAGTTCTAAAAGAGTTAAGGGCTGCCAAAAAGTTGGACTAA
- a CDS encoding helix-turn-helix domain-containing protein — translation MSVSPNVREVLARRIAGEIILSNKPGAAMRKWRELFGVSQTTLSDKMMLSPSVISDYESGRRKSPGTKFVRRFVWALLQIDEERGSRFIREFAKLTSSPSMAVVDLREFPISVRVEYLCKAIKGEIVACSNLKVKEILGYTIVDSRKTIETLSGFEYAQLFGATTERALIFTNISNENSPMMLVRMSSLKPRVVVFHGMRPDDYSIRLAEYDHIPLIYSALPTVEQLVKSLRKLYRIALRIKLGKAVRPPPKVST, via the coding sequence ATGTCTGTGTCCCCTAACGTTCGCGAGGTTCTCGCAAGGCGAATCGCTGGCGAGATCATCCTCTCCAATAAGCCGGGCGCCGCCATGCGGAAGTGGCGGGAGCTTTTCGGTGTTTCGCAGACCACACTTTCTGATAAGATGATGCTTTCGCCTTCTGTTATAAGTGATTATGAAAGTGGACGGCGGAAAAGCCCAGGTACAAAGTTTGTGCGACGTTTTGTTTGGGCTTTATTGCAGATTGACGAGGAGAGGGGAAGCCGTTTCATTCGCGAATTCGCCAAGCTTACAAGTTCGCCAAGCATGGCAGTTGTGGACTTGCGGGAGTTCCCAATTTCAGTGCGGGTTGAATATTTGTGCAAAGCCATTAAGGGCGAAATTGTGGCTTGCTCTAACCTAAAAGTTAAGGAGATCTTGGGCTACACTATTGTGGACAGCCGTAAAACCATAGAAACACTTTCTGGCTTTGAGTACGCCCAGTTGTTTGGCGCTACAACTGAACGGGCGCTTATTTTTACAAATATTAGTAACGAAAATTCACCTATGATGCTTGTGCGCATGAGCAGCCTAAAACCGCGAGTTGTCGTCTTCCATGGCATGAGACCGGACGATTACTCGATTAGATTGGCAGAGTACGATCATATACCCTTAATTTATTCGGCACTGCCGACTGTTGAGCAGCTTGTGAAGTCGCTGCGGAAACTGTACCGTATAGCATTACGAATAAAGCTTGGCAAGGCAGTCCGCCCGCCCCCAAAGGTAAGCACGTAA
- a CDS encoding cyclase family protein — protein sequence MLDPKYIGKPEDVLKKVSVEILGKEVEVYDLSQPFGPGVPLWPYFEDIKIERMHYHAKSRVLSQVLTHTMHVSTHADSPIHVEEGFPSTEQIPIERYMGKGVVVSIPKGKWEIITPEDLEKADPPIEKGDIVIVNTGWHRYWGDTVKYFCYAPGFYKEAGEWFVKKQVKAVGTDTQALDHPLATREVWCQPGGDERNRVLPWLADEYKKETGRDVTEDFPYWEPCHRLLLTHGIMGYENVGGDIDKVTGKRCTIIGLPLRWVGGDGSIVRLIAIVEKR from the coding sequence ATGCTAGATCCAAAATACATTGGCAAACCAGAAGATGTTCTAAAAAAGGTCAGCGTCGAAATATTGGGCAAGGAAGTTGAAGTATACGATCTATCGCAGCCGTTTGGACCAGGTGTACCGCTTTGGCCATACTTCGAGGATATTAAAATTGAAAGGATGCATTATCATGCAAAGTCCCGTGTGTTATCGCAAGTGCTTACACATACGATGCATGTCTCCACCCATGCTGACTCTCCAATACATGTTGAAGAAGGCTTCCCATCCACTGAGCAAATACCAATAGAAAGGTACATGGGAAAAGGCGTCGTCGTGTCCATACCAAAGGGCAAATGGGAAATAATCACTCCTGAAGATCTTGAAAAAGCTGATCCGCCGATAGAAAAGGGTGACATAGTAATAGTTAACACTGGCTGGCACCGTTATTGGGGCGACACCGTCAAATACTTCTGTTATGCACCAGGCTTCTACAAAGAGGCAGGAGAATGGTTCGTGAAAAAACAGGTCAAGGCTGTGGGCACAGACACACAGGCGCTTGATCATCCTCTTGCAACTAGGGAGGTGTGGTGTCAGCCTGGAGGTGACGAGCGAAACCGTGTTTTACCATGGCTTGCAGACGAATATAAAAAGGAGACGGGAAGAGATGTAACTGAGGACTTCCCATATTGGGAGCCATGCCACAGGCTTTTACTGACGCATGGCATAATGGGCTATGAAAACGTTGGAGGCGACATAGACAAAGTCACAGGCAAAAGATGCACAATCATAGGCCTACCATTAAGGTGGGTAGGCGGAGACGGATCAATAGTAAGGCTAATAGCAATCGTCGAAAAAAGATAG